A single window of Ferrimonas balearica DSM 9799 DNA harbors:
- a CDS encoding L-lactate MFS transporter, which translates to MNRAVKILLAGVCINLVMGVLYAWSIFSKALQTELGWSSVDAGMPYSVAVLVFASSLLVSGVLQDRMGPRRMVILGCSMVAAGLLLSSFATTPLMLVLTFGVLVGAGIGFGYACLSPSAMKWFHPSKKGLVNGLIAGGFGMAPLYLAPLTTHLIGEYGINNAFLFLGGAALLIAVPLAFTIVNPPAGYTPAAPANLAGKAKSAANADMSWRQMLKTPQFYMLWVMFCFASSAGLMLIGNITSIAALQGNVANAAFLVVVLAVFNTLGRIVMGILSDKMGRTQTLLLVFLIQGGNMLLFPNLTTEWGFVLGAALAGIGYGALLSVFPSITADYYGLKNYGSNFGVLYTAWGVSGFIGPVIAGFVAGAYGSYAIAYTVSAVMLAVAAVLAVVIKPVNNPVEENDAVPAAA; encoded by the coding sequence ATGAATCGTGCTGTAAAGATCCTGCTTGCAGGTGTCTGCATCAACCTTGTCATGGGCGTACTGTACGCCTGGAGTATCTTTTCCAAAGCGCTGCAAACCGAGCTGGGCTGGTCCAGCGTTGACGCCGGTATGCCCTACTCCGTGGCCGTGCTGGTGTTCGCCTCCAGCCTGCTGGTCTCCGGCGTACTGCAAGACCGCATGGGTCCGCGCCGCATGGTTATCCTGGGCTGCTCCATGGTAGCGGCTGGCCTGCTGCTCTCCTCCTTCGCCACCACCCCGCTGATGCTGGTTCTGACCTTCGGCGTACTGGTGGGTGCGGGCATCGGCTTCGGTTACGCCTGTCTGAGCCCGTCCGCCATGAAGTGGTTCCACCCTTCCAAGAAGGGTCTGGTCAACGGCCTGATCGCTGGTGGTTTCGGTATGGCTCCGCTGTACCTGGCCCCACTGACCACCCACCTGATCGGTGAGTACGGCATCAACAACGCTTTCCTGTTCCTCGGTGGTGCAGCCCTGCTGATCGCGGTACCGCTGGCGTTCACCATCGTAAACCCGCCGGCAGGCTACACCCCGGCAGCGCCCGCCAACCTGGCCGGCAAAGCCAAGTCCGCCGCCAACGCCGACATGAGCTGGCGCCAGATGCTGAAAACCCCTCAGTTCTACATGCTGTGGGTGATGTTCTGCTTCGCCTCCTCCGCCGGCCTGATGCTGATCGGCAACATCACCAGCATCGCTGCCCTGCAGGGCAACGTGGCCAACGCCGCTTTCCTGGTGGTGGTTCTGGCGGTGTTCAACACCCTGGGCCGCATCGTAATGGGCATCCTGTCTGACAAGATGGGCCGCACCCAGACCCTGCTGCTGGTGTTCCTGATCCAGGGCGGCAATATGCTGCTGTTCCCCAACCTGACCACCGAGTGGGGCTTTGTCCTGGGCGCCGCCCTGGCCGGTATCGGTTACGGCGCACTGCTGTCCGTGTTCCCGTCCATCACCGCGGACTACTACGGCCTGAAGAACTACGGCTCCAACTTCGGCGTGCTGTACACCGCCTGGGGCGTGTCCGGCTTTATCGGTCCGGTGATCGCCGGCTTCGTGGCTGGCGCTTACGGCTCCTACGCCATCGCTTACACCGTATCCGCCGTGATGCTGGCCGTTGCCGCCGTTCTGGCCGTGGTCATCAAACCGGTAAACAACCCGGTGGAAGAGAACGACGCGGTTCCGGCTGCGGCCTGA
- a CDS encoding YciI family protein, which yields MWYMICSTDVENSLEKRLGARPAHLARLQQLQDEGRLMTAGPFPAVDSEDPGAAGFTGSLVVAQFDSLEDAEAWAAADPYIDAGVYKKSVIKPFKKVF from the coding sequence ATGTGGTACATGATCTGCTCCACCGACGTGGAAAACAGCCTGGAAAAACGCCTGGGCGCCCGTCCCGCCCACCTGGCCCGCCTGCAACAGCTGCAGGATGAAGGCCGTCTGATGACTGCCGGCCCGTTCCCGGCCGTGGACAGCGAAGACCCGGGTGCAGCTGGCTTTACCGGTTCTCTGGTGGTGGCGCAGTTTGATTCTCTCGAAGACGCCGAAGCCTGGGCCGCGGCCGACCCGTACATCGACGCAGGCGTCTACAAAAAGTCCGTGATCAAGCCGTTCAAGAAAGTGTTCTGA
- the xthA gene encoding exodeoxyribonuclease III, which produces MKFVSFNINGLRARLHQLQALIDKHQPDVIGLQETKVDDPQFPLEAVEAMGYHVAFHGQKGHYGVAMLTKQVPLAVQKGFATDEEDAQRRMIMVTVADANGQPVHVLNGYFPQGENRDHETKFPAKRRFYADLMSHLNTHRQADEQVVVMGDINISPTDLDIGIGEPNAKRWLKTGKCSFLPEEREWLATLLNWGLTDSFRHLNPEEAQTYSWFDYRSRGFDDNRGLRIDVILTSAPLTARLDSAGVDYELRGIEKPSDHAPIWTTIR; this is translated from the coding sequence ATGAAGTTCGTCTCCTTCAACATCAACGGATTGCGCGCACGTCTGCATCAGCTGCAGGCGCTGATCGACAAGCACCAGCCGGACGTGATCGGCCTGCAGGAAACCAAGGTGGATGACCCGCAATTCCCGCTCGAAGCGGTGGAAGCGATGGGTTACCACGTGGCGTTCCATGGCCAGAAAGGCCACTACGGCGTGGCGATGCTGACCAAGCAGGTGCCACTGGCGGTGCAAAAAGGCTTTGCCACGGATGAAGAAGACGCCCAGCGTCGGATGATCATGGTGACCGTGGCAGACGCCAACGGCCAACCGGTGCACGTGCTGAACGGCTACTTCCCCCAGGGCGAGAACCGCGACCACGAAACCAAGTTCCCGGCCAAGCGTCGCTTCTATGCGGACCTGATGAGCCACCTGAACACCCACCGTCAGGCAGACGAGCAGGTGGTGGTGATGGGCGACATCAACATCAGCCCCACCGATCTGGATATCGGCATCGGCGAGCCCAATGCCAAACGCTGGCTGAAGACCGGCAAGTGCTCCTTCCTGCCGGAAGAGCGCGAATGGCTGGCCACCTTGCTGAACTGGGGACTGACCGACAGCTTCCGTCACCTGAATCCGGAAGAGGCGCAAACCTACAGCTGGTTTGATTACCGCTCCCGCGGGTTCGACGACAACCGGGGTCTGCGTATCGACGTGATCCTCACCTCCGCTCCGCTCACCGCGCGGCTGGACAGTGCTGGGGTCGACTACGAGCTGCGTGGCATCGAGAAGCCCTCAGACCACGCGCCGATCTGGACAACCATCCGCTGA
- a CDS encoding MarR family transcriptional regulator: MSHAQLTKIMQCVEIFREVYSEIPPQTCLMFMQVCQEEGCSIKELQERFEMSQASASRNARLLSDRVHSGRNGLGLVELRVDEQDYRIKRAYLTERGREIRDRLETLMH; encoded by the coding sequence ATGAGTCACGCTCAATTGACCAAGATCATGCAGTGTGTGGAGATTTTCCGGGAAGTGTACAGCGAGATCCCACCCCAGACTTGCCTGATGTTTATGCAGGTGTGTCAGGAAGAGGGCTGTTCAATCAAGGAGCTGCAGGAGCGCTTCGAGATGTCCCAGGCCAGTGCCAGCCGCAACGCCCGCCTGCTGTCTGACCGCGTCCATTCTGGCCGTAACGGCCTGGGCCTGGTGGAACTGCGTGTGGATGAACAGGACTACCGCATCAAGCGTGCCTACCTGACTGAGCGCGGCCGCGAAATCCGCGACCGTCTGGAAACCCTGATGCATTAA
- the panF gene encoding sodium/pantothenate symporter codes for MGDLSLLIPILLYLVVTLVIARVAAARQTGEGGFTQRYFLGGQFMGGTLLALALVTTYTSASSFIGGPGAAYKFGLGWVLLAMVQVPVAMLTLGVLGPKLWRLAKESGAVTILDVLEQRYRNGPLLVLAGVSLLAAFVGMVVVQFTGGARLLSVMTGVDYTVALAIFVGTVLLYTLWGGFRAVSYTDALQGLVMIFGMIALFIGLLVKGGGMTALTTELAAQDPGLLRPHGPDDFLSWPFLMSFWVLVCLGTLGLPHTVLRTMAVKDMSALRRAMVLGTAVSAVVILLPHLSGVLGRAMLPELASPDEVMPTLMVTLFPPMLAGLLLAAPMAAVMSSVDSMLLQAGSTLVRDLVQRQRPLSESAQKALSYGSTIGLTLLCGVLALDPPDMIVWLNLASLGALQVVFLWPLVLGLFWPRATATGAIASMLSGLALFLFWTFAAIKPLGLHAIVPSLAISGVVFVLFSLRRTN; via the coding sequence GTGGGTGATCTCTCTCTGTTGATCCCGATTCTGCTCTACCTGGTGGTGACCTTGGTGATTGCCCGGGTGGCAGCGGCCCGCCAAACTGGCGAGGGCGGCTTTACCCAGCGCTACTTCCTCGGTGGCCAGTTTATGGGGGGCACCCTGCTGGCGCTGGCATTGGTGACCACTTACACCAGCGCGTCCTCCTTTATTGGTGGCCCCGGTGCGGCCTACAAATTTGGCCTGGGTTGGGTGTTGCTGGCGATGGTGCAGGTGCCGGTGGCGATGCTGACCCTCGGCGTGCTGGGACCCAAGCTGTGGCGTTTGGCCAAAGAGAGCGGTGCCGTCACCATTCTGGATGTTCTGGAACAGCGCTATCGCAATGGCCCTTTGCTGGTGCTGGCGGGCGTCAGTCTGCTGGCGGCCTTTGTCGGCATGGTGGTGGTCCAGTTTACCGGTGGCGCCCGCTTGTTGTCGGTGATGACCGGCGTGGACTACACCGTGGCCCTGGCGATCTTTGTTGGCACGGTACTGCTCTACACCCTTTGGGGCGGCTTCCGGGCGGTCAGCTATACCGATGCGCTTCAGGGCCTGGTGATGATCTTCGGCATGATTGCGCTGTTTATCGGTTTGTTGGTGAAGGGGGGCGGTATGACGGCCCTGACCACCGAGCTGGCCGCGCAGGACCCAGGGCTGCTTCGGCCCCACGGCCCGGATGACTTTCTCTCCTGGCCCTTCCTGATGTCGTTCTGGGTGCTGGTTTGCCTGGGCACGTTGGGGCTGCCCCACACCGTACTGCGTACCATGGCGGTAAAAGACATGAGTGCACTGCGTCGCGCCATGGTGTTGGGCACCGCGGTCTCGGCGGTGGTGATCCTGCTGCCACACCTGAGTGGCGTATTGGGTCGCGCAATGTTGCCGGAGCTGGCCAGTCCCGATGAGGTGATGCCCACCCTGATGGTGACTCTGTTCCCGCCGATGCTGGCGGGCCTGTTGCTGGCCGCACCGATGGCGGCGGTGATGTCCTCGGTGGATTCCATGCTGCTGCAGGCCGGCTCGACGCTGGTGCGGGATCTGGTTCAGCGCCAGCGGCCCCTGTCCGAGTCGGCGCAGAAAGCGCTGAGCTACGGCAGCACCATTGGCCTCACCCTGCTGTGCGGTGTGTTGGCGCTGGACCCGCCGGATATGATTGTGTGGCTGAATCTGGCTTCACTGGGGGCGCTGCAGGTGGTGTTCCTGTGGCCGCTGGTGTTGGGCCTGTTCTGGCCCAGAGCCACCGCGACCGGCGCCATCGCGTCGATGCTGAGTGGTCTGGCCCTGTTCCTGTTCTGGACCTTCGCCGCCATTAAACCTCTGGGTCTGCACGCCATTGTGCCGTCGCTGGCCATCAGCGGCGTGGTGTTTGTGTTGTTCAGCCTGCGCCGGACCAACTGA
- a CDS encoding DUF997 family protein, giving the protein MMDNKLAGRLAAAALVLTLLYFVLWLCGPLFFANAGLWLGLPAWFWLSCVAAPVVLLILLFIWMGGTRG; this is encoded by the coding sequence ATGATGGATAACAAGCTGGCCGGTCGGCTGGCGGCGGCAGCCCTGGTGCTGACCCTGCTGTACTTTGTTTTGTGGCTCTGTGGGCCGCTGTTTTTTGCCAACGCTGGCCTGTGGCTGGGATTGCCCGCCTGGTTCTGGCTCTCTTGCGTTGCTGCCCCAGTCGTATTGTTGATACTGCTGTTTATCTGGATGGGAGGCACCCGTGGGTGA
- the pflB gene encoding formate C-acetyltransferase, producing the protein MTDNTEVFAQAWNGFAAGDWKTEVNVRDFIQKNYTPYAGDESFLAGATEATDALWAKVMEGIRIENSTHAPVDFDTDLVSTITAHDAGYINKDLETIVGLQTDAPLKRAIIPNGGIRMVEGSCKAYNRELDPQISKIYSEYRKTHNAGVFDVYTPEILACRKSGVLTGLPDAYGRGRIIGDYRRVALYGIDFLMKDKLAQFHSLQADMENGVELEDVIRLREEIAEQHRALGQMKTMAAKYGYDISGPAKNAQEAIQWTYFGYLAAVKSQNGAAMSLGRVSTFLDVYIERDLQAGIITEEQAQEMIDHFVMKLRMVRFLRTPEYDELFSGDPIWATESVGGMGLDGRPLVSKTSFRFLNTQYTMGPSPEPNITVLWSENLPDGFKRYCAKVSIDTSSIQYENDDLMRPDFESDDYGIACCVSPMVIGKHMQFFGARANLAKTLLYAINGGVDEKSKAQVGPKMDAITDDVLDYDTVYAKLDTFMDWLAKQYVTALNTIHYMHDKYSYEAALMALHDRDVTRTMACGIAGLSITADSLAAIKYAKVKAVRDENGIATDFEIEGDYPKFGNNDPRVDDIACELVESFMNKIRSLKTYRNAVPTQSVLTITSNVVYGKKTGNTPDGRRAGQPFAPGANPMHGRDESGAVASLTSVAKLPFAHAKDGISYTFSIVPGALGKDDTGRRANLAALMDGYFKHTESREGGQHLNVNVMNRDMLEDAVKHPEKYPQLTIRVSGYAVRFNALTPEQQQDVITRTFTQSM; encoded by the coding sequence ATGACTGATAACACCGAAGTGTTTGCCCAAGCCTGGAACGGCTTTGCCGCCGGCGACTGGAAAACTGAAGTCAACGTACGGGACTTTATCCAGAAGAACTACACCCCTTACGCGGGTGATGAGTCCTTCCTGGCTGGTGCCACCGAAGCCACCGACGCCCTGTGGGCCAAAGTGATGGAAGGCATCCGCATCGAGAACAGCACCCACGCTCCGGTCGATTTCGACACCGATCTGGTGTCCACCATCACCGCTCACGATGCGGGTTACATCAATAAAGATCTGGAGACCATCGTTGGTCTGCAGACTGACGCTCCGCTGAAGCGTGCCATCATCCCCAATGGCGGCATCCGCATGGTGGAAGGTTCCTGCAAAGCGTACAACCGCGAGCTGGACCCGCAGATCTCCAAGATCTACTCCGAGTACCGCAAGACCCACAACGCTGGCGTATTCGACGTTTACACCCCGGAAATTCTGGCTTGCCGTAAGTCCGGCGTTCTGACCGGTCTGCCGGATGCCTACGGCCGTGGCCGTATCATCGGTGACTACCGTCGCGTTGCCCTGTACGGCATCGACTTCCTGATGAAGGACAAGCTGGCGCAGTTCCACTCCCTGCAAGCGGACATGGAAAACGGCGTTGAGCTGGAAGACGTTATCCGTCTGCGTGAAGAGATCGCTGAGCAGCACCGCGCCCTGGGTCAAATGAAGACCATGGCTGCCAAGTACGGCTACGACATCTCTGGCCCGGCCAAGAACGCTCAAGAAGCGATCCAGTGGACCTACTTCGGCTACCTGGCTGCAGTGAAGTCTCAGAACGGTGCTGCCATGTCCCTGGGCCGTGTGTCCACCTTCCTGGACGTGTACATCGAGCGTGATCTGCAAGCCGGTATCATCACCGAAGAGCAAGCTCAGGAGATGATCGACCACTTCGTAATGAAGCTGCGTATGGTTCGCTTCCTGCGTACCCCGGAGTACGATGAGCTGTTCTCCGGCGACCCGATCTGGGCAACCGAATCTGTCGGTGGTATGGGTCTGGACGGCCGCCCGCTGGTGTCCAAAACCTCTTTCCGCTTCCTGAACACCCAGTACACCATGGGTCCGTCTCCGGAGCCGAACATCACCGTACTGTGGTCTGAGAACCTGCCGGATGGCTTCAAGCGCTACTGCGCCAAAGTGTCCATCGACACCTCCTCCATCCAGTACGAGAACGACGACCTGATGCGTCCGGACTTCGAGTCTGACGACTACGGCATCGCCTGCTGTGTATCCCCGATGGTTATCGGTAAGCACATGCAGTTCTTCGGCGCTCGTGCCAACCTGGCCAAGACCCTGCTGTACGCAATCAACGGCGGTGTGGACGAGAAGTCCAAGGCTCAGGTCGGTCCGAAGATGGACGCCATCACCGATGACGTTCTGGATTACGACACCGTTTACGCCAAGCTGGACACCTTTATGGACTGGCTGGCCAAACAGTACGTGACCGCGCTGAACACCATCCACTACATGCACGACAAGTACAGCTACGAAGCGGCCCTGATGGCGCTGCACGATCGTGACGTTACTCGTACCATGGCGTGTGGTATTGCAGGTCTGTCCATCACCGCTGACTCTCTGGCTGCCATCAAGTACGCCAAAGTGAAAGCCGTTCGCGACGAAAATGGCATCGCCACTGACTTCGAGATCGAGGGTGACTACCCGAAATTCGGTAACAACGACCCGCGCGTAGACGACATCGCCTGCGAACTGGTTGAAAGCTTCATGAACAAGATCCGTTCTCTGAAGACTTACCGTAACGCGGTTCCGACTCAGTCCGTACTGACCATCACCTCCAACGTGGTATACGGCAAGAAAACCGGTAACACTCCGGACGGCCGTCGTGCTGGTCAACCGTTTGCTCCGGGTGCCAACCCGATGCACGGTCGTGACGAGTCTGGTGCAGTAGCGTCTCTGACCTCCGTGGCCAAACTGCCGTTTGCTCACGCCAAAGACGGTATCTCCTACACCTTCTCCATCGTACCGGGTGCCCTGGGTAAAGACGACACCGGTCGTCGCGCTAACCTGGCTGCCCTAATGGACGGTTACTTCAAGCACACCGAGTCTCGCGAAGGCGGTCAGCACCTGAACGTTAACGTGATGAACCGTGACATGCTGGAAGATGCGGTTAAGCACCCTGAGAAGTACCCGCAGCTGACCATCCGTGTGTCTGGCTACGCCGTGCGCTTCAACGCGCTGACTCCGGAACAGCAGCAAGACGTGATTACCCGGACTTTCACCCAGTCCATGTAA
- the pflA gene encoding pyruvate formate lyase 1-activating protein has product MGVIGRVHSWETCGTVDGPGIRFIAFLQGCLMRCQYCHNRDTWDLEGGKEVTVPQLMEQLVSYRHFFEASGGGVTASGGEAVLQMDFVKEWFTACKAEGIHTCLDTNGLIRKYTPVVDEMLDVTDLVMLDIKQMDDSIHQNLVGVSNKRPLEFAQHLAKRGQKTWIRYVIVPGFTDDDASAEKLAEFLAPMKNVEKVEMLPYHELGKHKWEALGETYPLDGVKPPPKETMERLKAIFVAHGLNAMY; this is encoded by the coding sequence ATGGGCGTCATCGGACGCGTACATTCCTGGGAAACCTGCGGCACCGTTGATGGCCCGGGTATCCGCTTTATCGCCTTTTTGCAAGGCTGCCTGATGCGTTGCCAGTACTGCCACAACCGTGACACCTGGGACCTGGAAGGCGGCAAAGAGGTCACCGTGCCTCAGCTGATGGAGCAGCTGGTCAGCTACCGTCACTTTTTCGAAGCCAGCGGTGGTGGGGTAACCGCCAGCGGTGGCGAAGCGGTTCTGCAGATGGATTTCGTCAAGGAGTGGTTCACCGCCTGTAAAGCGGAGGGGATCCACACCTGCCTCGACACCAACGGCCTGATCCGCAAGTACACTCCGGTGGTCGACGAGATGCTCGACGTTACCGACCTGGTGATGCTGGACATCAAGCAGATGGACGACAGCATCCACCAGAACCTGGTGGGCGTATCCAACAAGCGTCCGCTGGAGTTTGCCCAGCACCTGGCCAAGCGCGGCCAGAAAACCTGGATCCGCTACGTTATCGTACCGGGCTTTACCGACGACGACGCCTCCGCCGAAAAACTGGCTGAGTTCCTGGCGCCGATGAAAAACGTCGAGAAGGTGGAGATGCTGCCCTATCACGAACTGGGCAAGCACAAGTGGGAAGCCCTGGGGGAAACCTACCCCCTCGACGGCGTAAAACCGCCGCCGAAAGAGACCATGGAGCGCCTTAAAGCAATCTTCGTGGCCCACGGTTTAAACGCCATGTACTGA
- a CDS encoding energy-coupling factor ABC transporter permease produces the protein MNLLLCLAFLLFFLWALKTSALAQRWRDWRYLNLAALCTLALLALWRIRAGIYEGLDLHFLGLTVMTLMFGWRSALVLASVAQGILLVAGVDVWGNAAGLFWLGIALPVLASFGWLTLCHNLMPRNLWIYVFVGAFFNGLLTFIIRTTGLGLWYTGQYDWHLVVDNYLILIPLFVFPEAMLNGFSTTMMVVYKPDWLATWNEREYLTGPK, from the coding sequence TTGAACCTGCTGCTCTGCCTCGCCTTTCTGCTGTTCTTCCTGTGGGCATTGAAAACCAGTGCACTGGCTCAACGCTGGCGTGACTGGCGCTACCTTAACCTCGCGGCACTCTGCACTCTGGCCTTGCTGGCGCTGTGGCGCATCCGCGCGGGCATCTATGAAGGACTGGATCTGCACTTTCTCGGCCTGACCGTGATGACCCTGATGTTTGGCTGGCGTTCGGCGCTGGTGCTGGCCTCGGTGGCGCAGGGGATTTTGCTGGTGGCGGGGGTGGATGTCTGGGGCAATGCCGCGGGACTGTTCTGGCTCGGCATCGCCCTGCCGGTACTGGCCAGTTTTGGCTGGCTGACCCTGTGCCACAACCTGATGCCCCGCAACCTCTGGATCTACGTGTTTGTCGGCGCCTTCTTCAATGGCCTGCTCACCTTTATCATCCGCACCACCGGATTGGGACTGTGGTACACCGGCCAGTATGACTGGCATCTGGTGGTCGACAATTACCTGATCCTGATCCCGCTGTTTGTGTTCCCCGAGGCGATGCTCAACGGCTTCTCCACCACCATGATGGTGGTCTACAAGCCCGACTGGCTGGCCACCTGGAATGAGCGGGAATACCTGACCGGCCCCAAATAG
- the yfbV gene encoding terminus macrodomain insulation protein YfbV, with the protein MKWMTRLRQGSGYMKIWPLNRALAAYFPEYRVIRATRMAITWMPVVAGVSLTLQLSQLGTEILPLALAQAALILSLPLQGLYWLGWRSEQPLPLPLVQWCTEVREKLLAAGCDVAPFAPHSTYRHMASLLNRAYERLDTAFWREL; encoded by the coding sequence ATGAAGTGGATGACTCGACTGCGCCAAGGCAGTGGCTACATGAAAATTTGGCCATTAAACCGGGCATTGGCAGCCTATTTTCCCGAATACCGGGTGATCCGGGCGACGCGTATGGCGATCACCTGGATGCCGGTTGTCGCGGGTGTCAGTCTGACGCTCCAGCTGTCTCAGCTGGGCACAGAGATTTTGCCCCTGGCTTTGGCACAGGCGGCGCTGATTTTGAGTCTGCCCCTGCAGGGGTTGTATTGGCTGGGATGGCGTTCGGAGCAACCGCTGCCCCTGCCATTGGTCCAGTGGTGTACGGAGGTACGTGAAAAATTGCTGGCCGCCGGTTGCGATGTTGCGCCGTTTGCGCCACATTCAACCTATCGACACATGGCGAGTCTGTTAAACCGAGCGTACGAACGCCTCGACACCGCCTTTTGGCGTGAACTCTAA
- a CDS encoding acetate kinase, whose protein sequence is MSKLVLVLNCGSSSLKFAVIDAQTGDEHLSGLAECFNLVDARIKWKLDGNKDQADLGAGAAHREALDFMVNTILAKKPELAEQLVAVGHRVVHGGEKYTRSMLITDEVVHGIEECASLAPLHNPAALIGIRAAQASFTGLPQVAVFDTAFHQSMPAEAYSYAIPQKLYREHGIRRYGMHGTSHLYVSREAAKVLGQEVEATNVITCHLGNGGSVTAVRGGKSVDTSMGLTPLEGIVMGTRSGDLDPAIIFHLVDNLGYTLEEVNNMLNKQSGLLGLSEVTNDCRGIEEGYADGQKGCTLALEVFCYRLAKYVASYTVPLKRVDAIIFTGGIGENSDLIRKKVLEHLAIFGYEVDDEKNAAARFGNEGTITKDGSPIAMVIPTNEEFVIASDALALI, encoded by the coding sequence ATGAGCAAACTTGTACTGGTTCTCAACTGTGGCAGTTCCTCTCTGAAATTCGCTGTCATCGATGCCCAAACCGGTGACGAGCATCTGTCCGGTCTGGCCGAGTGCTTTAACCTGGTAGACGCCCGCATCAAGTGGAAATTGGACGGTAACAAGGACCAAGCGGACCTGGGCGCCGGCGCTGCCCACCGCGAAGCCCTGGATTTCATGGTCAACACCATTCTGGCTAAGAAGCCGGAACTGGCTGAGCAGCTGGTTGCTGTGGGCCACCGCGTTGTACATGGCGGCGAGAAATACACCCGCTCCATGCTGATCACCGATGAAGTGGTACACGGCATCGAAGAGTGCGCCTCTCTGGCCCCGCTGCACAACCCGGCTGCCCTGATCGGCATTCGCGCAGCCCAAGCCTCTTTCACCGGCCTGCCGCAGGTTGCCGTATTCGACACCGCTTTCCACCAGTCCATGCCGGCTGAAGCGTACTCCTACGCCATCCCGCAGAAACTGTACCGTGAGCACGGCATCCGTCGCTACGGCATGCACGGCACCAGCCACCTGTACGTTTCCCGCGAAGCCGCCAAGGTTCTGGGCCAGGAAGTCGAAGCCACCAACGTGATCACCTGCCACCTGGGCAACGGTGGTTCTGTCACCGCAGTACGCGGCGGCAAATCCGTTGATACCTCCATGGGTCTGACCCCGCTGGAAGGCATCGTAATGGGCACCCGTTCTGGTGACCTGGACCCGGCCATCATCTTCCACCTGGTAGACAACCTGGGCTACACCCTGGAAGAAGTGAACAACATGCTGAACAAGCAGTCCGGTCTGCTGGGTCTGTCCGAAGTGACCAACGACTGCCGCGGCATCGAAGAGGGTTACGCTGACGGCCAGAAAGGCTGCACCCTGGCTCTGGAAGTGTTCTGCTACCGTCTGGCCAAGTACGTGGCTTCCTACACCGTACCGCTGAAGCGCGTTGACGCCATCATCTTCACCGGCGGCATCGGCGAAAACTCCGACCTGATCCGTAAGAAGGTTCTGGAGCACCTGGCCATCTTCGGTTACGAAGTTGACGACGAGAAGAACGCCGCTGCCCGCTTCGGCAACGAGGGCACCATCACCAAAGACGGCAGCCCGATTGCCATGGTGATTCCGACCAACGAAGAGTTTGTCATCGCCTCCGACGCGCTGGCCCTGATCTAA